The following proteins are encoded in a genomic region of Ictalurus furcatus strain D&B chromosome 6, Billie_1.0, whole genome shotgun sequence:
- the gja5a gene encoding gap junction protein, alpha 5a — translation MGDWSLLGNFLEEVQEHSTSVGKVWLTILFIFRILVLGTAAESSWGDEQSDFMCDTQQPGCTNVCYDRAFPIAHIRYWVLQIVFVSTPSLIYMGHAMHTVRMEEKRRRQKQEEREADEGRGEPGSGEKDYLEQKEKSSETPHKIRLKGALLRTYILSILIRLVMEVVFIVIQYMMYGIFLESLYHCNTLPCPNPVNCYMSRPTEKNVFIVFMLVVAAVSLFLSVLELYHLGWKQCKSCFRKYVESRATIGNNETNIKSGKAVSAAMPTNFPDSSQSHPANNCTPPPDFNQCLASGRGPPSPGHVHHHVHSIHSGYQPFTNHLAHQQNSVNLATERHCQRSHDDLEAGEDFLRMSYDHRPAIVACVNSPAEVLPSAPSTPTSNSSFNRDKRCFSRTSGSSSSKTRPDLAV, via the coding sequence ATGGGGGACTGGAGTCTCCTTGGAAACTTCCTTGAGGAGGTGCAGGAGCACTCTACCTCAGTGGGGAAGGTGTGGCTCACTATCCTTTTCATCTTCCGCATCCTGGTCCTGGGTACAGCAGCCGAGTCGTCTTGGGGCGATGAGCAGTCTGACTTCATGTGCGACACCCAGCAGCCCGGTTGCACCAATGTCTGCTATGACCGTGCCTTCCCCATCGCCCACATCCGATATTGGGTGCTGCAGATAGTCTTTGTCTCCACACCCTCACTTATCTACATGGGCCATGCCATGCACACTGTGCGCATGGAGGAGAAACGCAGGCGGCAGAAGCAGGAGGAGCGTGAGGCAGATGAGGGAAGAGGGGAACCAGGAAGTGGCGAGAAGGACTACCTGGAGCAGAAGGAGAAGTCTTCTGAAACACCACACAAGATTCGCTTAAAAGGCGCGCTGCTTCGGACTTACATACTGAGCATCCTGATCCGCTTGGTCATGGAAGTGGTCTTCATTGTGATCCAGTATATGATGTATGGCATCTTTTTGGAGTCGTTGTACCACTGCAATACTTTACCATGTCCCAACCCAGTCAACTGCTACATGTCACGGCCTACAGAGAAGAATGTCTTCATTGTGTTCATGTTGGTCGTGGCAGCCGTGTCCCTATTCCTCAGTGTTCTGGAGCTTTATCACCTCGGCTGGAAGCAGTGCAAGAGTTGCTTCCGTAAGTATGTTGAGAGCCGTGCCACTATCGGCAACAATGAAACCAACATCAAAAGCGGCAAAGCTGTTTCTGCAGCCATGCCAACTAACTTTCCAGACAGCTCCCAGTCACATCCTGCCAACAACTGCACCCCACCTCCAGATTTTAACCAGTGCTTAGCATCAGGAAGAGGACCACCATCACCTGGACATGTTCATCACCATGTTCATTCCATCCACTCGGGTTACCAACCCTTCACCAATCACTTAGCCCACCAGCAGAACTCGGTCAACCTGGCCACTGAGCGGCACTGCCAGCGCAGCCATGATGACCTGGAGGCAGGGGAGGATTTCTTGAGGATGAGCTATGACCATCGACCAGCCATTGTGGCTTGTGTAAACAGCCCTGCTGAAGTGCTACCGAGTGCTCCTTCCACACCAACGTCCAACAGCAGCTTCAACAGAGACAAACGCTGCTTCAGTAGGACCAGTGGCTCCAGTAGCAGTAAAACACGGCCAGACCTAGCAGTATGA
- the acp6 gene encoding lysophosphatidic acid phosphatase type 6 translates to MLARVGAITTAVLGSAVFWAQQKNTEPVQEHLDLTNTPSSDQSSSQYELKLVQVLFRHGARTPLKSIPDVLEARWVPDLLEVPDHTKIDYVVTDLQGGPRPPSPVEDSYRAKTLAGGTYPGQLTTVGMQQLYDLGLRLRRRYIQDMAFLSPYFNSKEVYVRSTNIVRTIESARCLVAGLFQQQNTDTVSIVTEEAEKEILYPNYHGCKLLKLLSGSRWAKSSTLPDIASDLQSIQSALGVGPHQRLDFILIRDDMVARETHRLPSPAALDSWRAKVEQRAVDMIWYIYEPSNRENLQLCVGPVLHTLLTNMETKVQGNASDSDRKLFLYSVHDTTLMPCLMALGVFDMRWPPYAADITLELYQNRHDMQHYVKISYIGQDQKIPGCSDVYCPLKEFKQALSVYALPAESYHTLCNRRAENPTY, encoded by the exons ATGTTGGCCCGCGTGGGTGCTATAACAACAGCAGTTCTCGGCTCTGCAGTGTTCTGGGCGCAGCAGAAAAACACCGAGCCTGTACAGGAACACTTGGATTTGACCAATACTCCTAGTTCCGACCAGTCCTCATCTCAGTATGAGCTGAAACTTGTTCAGGTGTTGTTTAGACATGGTGCGAGAACACCGCTGAAGTCTATACCAGACGTTTTGGAG GCGCGCTGGGTTCCTGACCTTCTGGAGGTTCCAGATCACACCAAGATCGATTATGTCGTTACAGACCTGCAGGGTGGCCCAAGACCTCCTTCTCCTGTGGAGGACAGCTACAGAGCTAAAACCCTGGCG GGTGGCACGTATCCGGGTCAGCTGACCACAGTGGGCATGCAACAGCTGTATGATCTAGGACTAAGGCTGAGGAGGAGGTACATTCAGGACATGGCCTTCCTTAGCCCATACTTCAACAGTAAAGAAGTTTA CGTTCGTTCAACCAACATCGTCCGCACCATCGAATCAGCCAGGTGTCTGGTAGCAGGGTTGTTCCAGCAGCAAAACACGG ACACTGTGTCTATCGTCACAGAAGAAGCAGAGAAAGAGATCCTCTACCCAAACTACCATGGATGCAAACTTCTCAAGCTGCTCAGTGG ATCCCGTTGGGCAAAATCGTCCACGTTGCCCGACATTGCTTCTGATCTACAGAGCATTCAGAGCGCGTTGGGTGTCGGGCCTCATCAGCGTCTTGACTTCATCCTCATTAGAGATGACATGGTCGCCAGAGAG ACTCACAGGCTGCCGTCCCCTGCAGCACTCGATAGCTGGAGAGCTAAAGTAGAGCAGAGAGCTGTGGATATGATCTGGTACATCTATGAGCCCAGTAACAG GGAAAACCTACAGCTGTGTGTGGGTCCTGTCCTTCACACTCTTCTCACTAACATGGAGACCAAAGTTCAGGGTAATGCCTCAGATTCAGACAG GAAGCTGTTTCTGTACTCGGTGCACGACACTACGCTAATGCCGTGCTTGATGGCGCTGGGTGTGTTCGATATGAGATGGCCTCCGTATGCTGCAGACATCACGCTCGAGCTGTACCAAAACCGGCACGACATGCAGCACTATGTCAAAATATCCTACATCGGGCAG GATCAGAAAATCCCCGGGTGTAGTGATGTCTACTGTCCTCTGAAAGAGTTTAAGCAGGCATTGTCCGTGTACGCGCTTCCTGCGGAGAGCTACCACACCCTCTGCAACCGCAGAGCAGAAAACCCCACCTACTGA